The Orenia marismortui DSM 5156 genome window below encodes:
- a CDS encoding GerAB/ArcD/ProY family transporter, with translation MEEKISAYQVFWLVIAIIIPTIILSVPAIAVGLAEEGACLTVVVAGSVALVLHYLILKLGCDFSNKSVVEDAKQIFGSVLGRIIVFPYVAVIIYDITTILSQTIEFIQFFMPRTFIFGVWIGLTLLIIYLLYNGIENIARAITITLFSLVVVIIMVMLLNYPNYNTELRVFVMDFKKVLQGSIYAFSWFILPPISLLFLKEFFKNNNQAIKASLLGNFLCQVIIFALIIVCVIVFGIDLTQVLSYPFYSLGTLIVEGLGVAIFVAWIAGNIVKVSIYYFITIKGIKTWFELKKWKILNIPFSIMVMAIAMFQNQVPVFSVLNMDYFVVGYLVIQIPSLLILSIGYLVANKNT, from the coding sequence ATGGAAGAAAAGATCAGTGCCTACCAAGTCTTTTGGTTAGTAATTGCAATTATTATCCCCACAATCATTTTATCGGTACCTGCTATTGCAGTAGGTCTGGCTGAAGAAGGAGCTTGCCTTACTGTTGTAGTTGCTGGATCTGTAGCACTTGTATTACATTATCTTATCTTAAAATTAGGCTGTGATTTTTCAAATAAAAGTGTAGTTGAAGATGCTAAGCAAATATTTGGATCAGTACTAGGGAGGATAATAGTTTTTCCTTATGTTGCTGTGATTATCTACGATATTACTACAATATTATCTCAAACTATTGAATTTATTCAGTTTTTTATGCCAAGAACTTTTATTTTTGGTGTTTGGATTGGCCTTACATTGTTGATTATCTATCTTTTGTACAATGGAATTGAAAATATAGCAAGGGCTATAACAATTACATTATTTTCATTAGTTGTAGTTATTATAATGGTGATGTTATTAAATTATCCAAATTATAATACAGAATTGAGAGTTTTTGTGATGGATTTTAAGAAAGTACTTCAAGGTAGCATTTATGCTTTTAGTTGGTTTATCTTACCACCAATTTCATTATTATTTCTAAAAGAATTTTTTAAAAATAATAATCAAGCAATTAAAGCAAGTTTATTAGGTAATTTTTTATGTCAAGTTATTATTTTTGCTTTGATTATTGTCTGTGTTATAGTTTTTGGAATTGATTTGACTCAGGTATTAAGCTATCCTTTTTATAGTTTAGGGACATTAATAGTAGAAGGTTTAGGTGTTGCTATCTTTGTAGCTTGGATTGCGGGGAATATTGTTAAGGTCTCAATTTATTATTTTATTACGATTAAAGGAATAAAAACATGGTTTGAGTTAAAGAAATGGAAAATATTAAATATTCCCTTTTCGATTATGGTAATGGCGATAGCAATGTTTCAAAATCAAGTTCCAGTCTTTAGTGTTCTTAATATGGATTATTTTGTAGTAGGATATTTAGTTATTCAAATACCAAGTTTGTTAATATTGAGTATAGGTTATTTAGTAGCTAATAAAAATACTTGA